GAACATAACGGCTAGAAGAATCGGAGCAAGGGTTAGGAAAATACTACCAGCGATTCCATCCACCATTAGAAAAGCAATGGGTAGACGGAAGAGAGGATCGATAAAGACGACCAATCCGGTAATACCCGTTCCTACAAACATCCAATGGACCCATCGCCGAAGTTTTTCTTTTGTAAATATCTGAGCTGCAAATAGAAAGGATACACACATAAAGCCATACGCAACACCTTCGAAGGCACCCGGAAAAGAGCGCGGGTAAGGATACGCATACAACCACAGGGATAGGCCATCCGGTTTTCCATTGCTCAGGTTATACTGAACAACTGTCATCTGAATATAGTAGTTTACACTCATGAGAGTTGTGTAGATAACAGCGAATACAACTGCTAAAAAACTCCACATAATTTTCTCTGCTCCTGTCCATATATGCAAGCAGCTGATCATGATCAGGAAAATTGGGGCTAATAAGAAACAAGGAATGACCCAAGCAAGCAACGGTAAGGGTTGATATGAGGATACATAATCTGTCAAGCCACGCCAGGGTGATAACTGGATAGATTGATAGAGACCATAAGCTATATAAAACCAGATATTCAGAACTGCGACCAATAGGGCTGACCAAAAGCCTATGGCCACCGCTAACTTTCTATTGTCTCCCTGCTTGATGAAAGGCATGACAACCTCCTACATTAGGGGTGAACCTGATCTAGAAATCTACATTCGGACACCATAAGTGACTAATCGTCTAACATTATCCGGGTTTGAATGGCATATATCCAAACCGTCTCCTAAATCTCGAAACAAGTCATTTATTATAATTTTTTCTCCTCCAACGAATTAAAAATTTACTAATGAGGCAGTGATTGTGTTAGTTTATTAATTAGTGAGTCTCGTCATTTTAAGCTTTGCCATTATCCAAATTTTCATTAATAATTGTAATAAATCGTCCAATACAAGCGTTCCAACGATGATAGCAATATCTGGCAGAAATCCTACGAACCATCTCCAACTAAATCCACGATTTAGAAAGGCGGGAGCAATGACAACCACGACTAAGAGGGTAATTGAAATCGACAAGATATGTGAAAGAATACTCATCCAGCGGTGCCGTGTATCCAATGCCCTCATCTTAGCCCAACTTTTTGGAAGCAACACAAATTTGCGTATTGCTAGTACCAGGACGAGTATCCATAGTAGGAATAATCCCCACCCGATCAAAACAGAAGACAAACTCGCCTTTGGAATAGGGTTATCAGTTAGGATTGCTGACAATCCCTTAAACATCGAGTCGTATTCGTTAAAATCTTTGAGCAAGTGATTCCCATTAATCAGCATGACAAAACATTTATTACTTTCAGGCAATATCAATACACTTGTGTGGAATCGTTCCGTATCCCCGCCATGGAAAATTTTTGTTTCCCCCGCAACCTCCGAAATAAACCAACCAAAGCCATATGTGCTCTGTATGGCTGTGTTAGGGGTGAAAATCATTTCGACGTTTTCAGGGTTGAGAACGCGGACACTCTCCAACTCACCGCCATTCACTAAAGCCATCAAGTACCGAGCCATATCATTGGCGGATGATATGATGTAACCTGCAGGTAAATCGTAATGAATAAAAGGTTGATCAAGGGGTATAGCTAACATAAAAACTTGTGAAAAGCCCTGCGCGAGACCTGCTGCTTTCGCAGAAATTGGATCGGTAAAGGTACTCGTCATCTTTAATGGGGTAAAGATATTATCACGTAGATAGTCGCCATAAGATTTCCCTGATACAGTTTCGACTATTAGCCCCAAGGTGCTGTAACCCGGATTGAAATATTGCATTTTAGTCCCTACAGGAGTGGAAAGTTCTGCTCGAGACAAATCACGAACCAGCATTTCAAGCGTTGCTTCCGGCGGCAGAGTTGAAACATAACTTGATTCGGACAGCCCACTGGTATGTTGCAGCAAATGACGTATTGTTATCTGTTGTGAAGCCTGAGAATCAGCTACTCTGAACCATGGCAGGTAAGTCTGAACCGGTGTATCCAAATCAAGTTTACCTTGCTCCACCAACTGCATAATCGCCAGAGCCGTGAAAGATTTGCTTTGTGAACCGATGTAAAATGGTGTGTCTGGCGTCACATTCCGTCCAGATCCAGCAGTGCCATAACCTTTACTGAAAGATATATTGTCGCCCTGTGTAATCGCCACAGCCATACCAGGTATATTGTAACGCTGCATAGCAGAGGCTAAATAATTGTCGATATCTACGAATTCTCCAACCGCATGTACCTGCCGAGGACTCCACGGACTAAGGATTGATACCAAAAGGAGACTTAAGATAAGAGTAACACCAGAATATTTCTTTCTTTTGAGCATTGAAGGACCACCTTTCAAAATTATTACTTTGTTTCACGAACGCAAGCTCAGCGCACAATTACAACTGCTTCTTTACCACATGGGCTAGTTCCAAGGCAAAAATCGTTAAGACTGTCTCCTCAACCCCTAGCACCATGAGAAAATTGAGCAAACTAACCAAATCCGCGAGTTGACTACCCTCGTTATTTATCCATAAACCGTTGTTATAAGTGCTAGCAATAAACAACAAAGAAAAATCAAACAAATCCAAAAATATCGTTTTCTTTTTTCTCTAAATTTTCTAGCGCATTCTTCATCAGTAATTATTCTTTATGGTTATTATTTATCGTCAGCATGGTAAATCACACCTTCCAAAACATCCTCAGCCATAATTCGTTGAAACAATGATGGTTCTTCGAACATAGGACTGTGTGCAGAATACTCAAAAGTATAGAATCCCTTCACCGGAGCCTGAAGTTTTTCAAAATAATCCTTCGCCAATGAATAAGAACATGTATAGTCATAAATCCCATGAAAGAAGTAAACAGGTATGGCCAATTCAGGCACTAACGAGGACAAATCAGTGATTAACATTTGATCCCAAACAACACTCACACCCGCTTGAGACTTGCCTCGCCACAAATTTATCTTCTCCATCAGGGTGTATTCCGGAATAAAAAGGGAAGGCAAAAATATACCTGTTATAACAGAATCCATTTCATGCATCGTACCTATCCCAAGCGAATGCATAGCTTGATCCCGAATTTTAATGTACCCAGCTGGTGTACCGCCTGTCATTGAAACTGGATTTACTTCAAGTTTTTCCACCATTTGAGCGTTCCCATTTTCAATAAATTGTTCAAGCATGTAATCATAAGCCAGTTTTTCTGACGCTAGCTGGTATGACATCTGTGCCTCCCCCAAATAGGCATGGTATAGTTCGGGTGCTTCTGCTGCTGCCTGAATCCCGATAAATGTTCCACCCGAATGACCCATGATGTAGATCTTTTCTTGACCGAAGCGCTCTCGCAAGTAATTTGTCACGGAAAGGGTATCTGCGACAAGTTGATCCATTGTCATTGTCTCACGGGGGATATCAGGACTATACGATATGCCAGACCCGCGTTGTTCCCACCAGACGACAGTGAAAAGGTCTTCTAATCCCGTAGGGTATTTATTGGTCAGGAAATAATCCGGCATACCGCCATGAAGGTATAACAATACAGGATTGGATGTATCCATACTTTGGATAAACATCCCTTGCCTGACACCATTGATCGTAACAAAGACCTTTTCTGAAAGGCTATTTGGAAGTGGATTCCCAGAATCATCAACGTATTGTTCAAGTTTCCCTGGACTTAAAGCCAGCAACACGCCAAAAATGACAACCAAACTTATTCCAATGCCAGTAAAAGTTTTCCACATAACAAGTCACAGCTTTCATTATTTTTTTATTAGAAATTCGTTACGATTCAATTATGGTTATTTCCTGACCTTTAATTTATCGTTTCTTCGGCTTAAATCATTAAGATTTTAAGCCTGGTCATTTACAGCATTATGATCCACTTTTTATAAATTTCTTTTCCAGTAGCCGGTTAACAGTTTTGACTATTCATTTGTACTATTTGCAAGCAAAAATGCATTAGTAAGTTCGACAATAAGGTCTGCATTTTGAATGTATATAAAGTGGTTACCATTAATAATTTTGTATTCTGCTTGTTCACCAATCCGCGCGAGATGATCATATTGGTATTCTTGTGGGGTCATATTCATCTGCCTAAGTTGCGGATTGGATGTCTCAAATGTCTGTCTAGAGATCAACTTCAGATATGGTATATTTTCAGGAAAAGGCATTTCCATGGTTTCTTTAATAAACTCTGCTGAATTTGCAATTTGCTCAAAAGTAGTAGCATTCATTGTGAAACCCGCAAAGATAAGCGAGTCTTGAATTTCTTTTTCTGTATATCCATTAGCAAGCAGATCCTGTTTGTTAATTATTAATGGCCCGAGAATTGAAGGGATTCCTAATACCTGCTGGATTTTTGCAACGGGAAGTATCGATTTCACAAAAGCTGGCATTTCTGCATAATGTGCAGTTGACGTACTATCCAGAGAAATAATTGCTTTCACTTCATCCGGGTATTTTGATGCATAATACTCACTATAAACACCAGATATTGAATGTGGCATTAATACATACGGCGGCTCAAAACCGGCTTGTTTTAGGGCTTCCCTAATTTCTTCAACGTAGTTTTCAGTGGTTCGGGGTTTTGAAGTCTCGGTACTAAAACCCATTCCAAAATACTCTATACAAACCACCGTATACTTGGTACTGAGTTTTCGCATGAGGGGAGAAGAGTCGGCAGACGGAAGTGATAAACCTAATCCCGGTAGAAAAACAATTGTCTGTTCGCCTGACCCCATAGAATAAACATGCATCTTTCCATCTTCCACATTGACTAATTGGCCATAGGGCTGAATATCTTCTTTTTTTGTTCTGAAATATGTGGAGTGAAGAATTGCTCCAATAAATAAGAAAACAGCAACCCCAGCAGCCATTATTCCAAAAATTTTAAGTATCATTCTTTTTCCTTTTTTTGATTTGTGTAAACTTGCTTCATTTTTTATATTCATTCTTTAATTGCCTTTTATCTATCCAACAAATTTATGAAATGTAATTCGTACCATCTAACCATAGCCATTGGTACCTTATAGATAGGAAAATTTCTGTAGAGGGGCGTAATCTAGTTTCCTTCCGGTAATTCCAGCACGAGATCTTCAGTGAATACAATTTCTCCCTGGGCGTCATAGGCTGTAATCGTCGTCATGTGAGATTCGCCATTGCGCACAATGAAATAAGTGCTCATATACACCTCAACCGCCTGCTCCTGGCCATCATCCCACATGACAGCGACCTTAACAATCTGTGGATCGCACACATAGCCAAAGACGGTGGAGTACCGATCCCCAAATAGTGATGAATAGCCCCAGCTGCTGACCACGGTTATGGGCGCAGGATTCTCTGAGTTGTTAATTTCATGGCAGAGTCCAGCACCGTTATTAATTTTCCAGCCTGCAATTGAATTATGTTTGACCTCAAGCACCACTTCGCATTTCTCTTGACCAACTCCCTGGCGTTCGCCATCATATTGAACCAAGATCAGCGCTGCATCATTATGTTCGATGGTTTGAATAGATTTCACAGAGTCTATTGTGACCGTAAAACCATCTTCGCGATTCTCTTGGATATAGCGAGTAGCTATTTCTTCCGGTGAGGAAATAAAAATCTGCAATTGTTTAGAACACCCGATTGATAGCATCGGTAGGAAAATAAGTAATGCAACGAAATAAATCTGTCTCTTAATCATCTTTCTTTTTAATCCTTATAATAGTTTTTTAATTAATTTTACGAGCAGCATTCCCTTAGCATTATCATGGGCCTCTACCACTTTCCCCATCATATCCTTCGGGAGGGCTTGTCGTCGACTATCAAAAGATAGGGATAGGGTTTGTTATTTCTAGAAATGGTAGATCCTACCAAAAATGATAAGAGGTTAATTATGTGAGTCGATGACTGAGTACTTCCCCAAAAAGCATACCAACAAAAATATTTGCTGTTTATGGATCAATTCCTTTTTTTAAGTTGATTAAATTCGAACTTCGCTCTGGTTTTAAATCATGTGAAATCCAACCCAAGTCCGGCAAACTAGTAAATAAATTTCTTGTCTTCTCCTCTTTTCCGAGTCACTACCTTAACCTTTCGATAAAAATGTCCAAGTTTTTAAATTTTGGTTTAGTGAAATTAATTACTCGAAAGTTCCGAATGATCAAGAAATAATTTTTATATTCAAAATGATGTGTGTTAAAAATTTTCATAAAGCTATAGTAAATCTTCTATAGTCTGCTTCTGCATAACCTAGAAAGAATTGGATTTTCTATTTACGAAAGCCAATTAATGTAATTTGTTCTTATCGGATATCTGACTATTCAAAACAATTTTGCAAAGAAACTAGCGACAGATCAACTGATTGATCTTTACCCACCTTGATCTTCAACCTATTGATTAGCTCTCTAGTAAACAGCTTGAATCGCCGCAGGATCATGGTGTACTCCAATCCTGGCAACAATTATTTTATGCCTTATTCGCCATGAAATTGGCGGTGTTCTGACAGTATTTCAGAATTGGTCCAAGATTCAAAGATGCAGCTATTCTCATCTCCTCAGGATTAAGATGTAATGGCAAACGGCATACTCAAGCCGATTAATATTTCCTCAATTCAATTCTATCGCTTATCATTAGTGACCGCGTTCGTGATAGAAATCGACGAGAAGGAGGAAATCTGTAGAATTTTTGTAAATATTTTTCCACATTAATAAGTGTCAACGGTTCCTCCAGAGAGATTGTTGGATAGATCTGCTGTTATTGGAATTTATGGATTGCAATGCAAAATTTAGGTATTTTATTTAGTAAAGGACTCAAATATTGCTATTGAAAATAGCAGAAACTGTATTGTGTACACAACGAGTCGTTCCGTAAATCCCATCACATCTAACCCCATACCCATTGCTATTGGGTTGAACAACCCAAAAATGGTAACCAATACAGCCATCACAAAAAGGTATTTACCAAACTTTTTTGTCGTTTCCTCTTTTTTATAGCCAGTAGCAACCAAGAAGGAAAATACTATTGTAGAAATAACAACAATCACAGTAACTACTATGTGCATCTTGTTTTGAAATGTCATAACTGTCTTGTCGCTTGTCAGTGGAAACAATTTGTACCCTACCAGTGATACTACCTCCATAAACATTAGCACGAGGTAACCGGATTTTATCAACTTGTTATATTTTCTAAATGCTCTTATTAACATACCCGCTACAAAAAATATACTACAAAAGCCATAAATAGCCGTAAAAACGTTAAGCAATCCAGCATTAGGCGCGCCTACAGCAGTTAAAGCACTGATATCTGTGGTTATTGGATTGTATTCATTCCACAAGATGTTTCCAAGTACTGTATGTGTGGCGTAAAAGAAAATGGCCAATAATCCAAAGAATATCAGAACTTTCTCGATTTTTTGTCTATTCATGAAATTTTCCACCTATTCATTGTTATATTAATTTATTAAAAAACTAATTCTAGTGATTTCAATCACTTTTTAGTATTAGTGTAGATATTCCAAATTTAGTATCACATTGAAGTGAAAACCTTTAAGAACAGCCAATTATGCTATGCCCCTCACCTAGGGCATCTGATTATACCTATCGTTTTATATGGTAATGAATTTCACAATTTGGGGGCCCAGCGGATAACCAAGAACGGTTGAATAATTATTTTCAAAAAGTGAGTATCCACAATTGCGAAATACTGAAATAAGTATATTGTCCATAGAGTTGTCAACCACACAAAAGAGTCTGGAACCATTATTTATTTATTTTTCAGCCAGTAACCAGGTTACTCTTTACCTCCGATGCCATTTCTCATTTCTCTGGCCCACTCTCATGTCGTGCTCCGCTGTACTAGACCAAGGTCAGCACAAACCCTTTCTTATAGACGGGTTGAGTGGTTTTCATAGAGCTCTTTATGATGGTAAAGTCATCATTAGACATCTCTTGAATAAAATGAATGACCGTTTCTAAGTACAAAAGCACTAGAGCTTGTACATCCTTTGGGTATTTTCAGGGCTGCTCCCATAATTCAAAGCATATCCTCCCTAATAGCCTCTCGTCTACTATCAAAGGATATGGATAGAGTTAGTCTTTCTCACAGATATTTTCAACAAAATCGGAAAGTGAAAACTCCAGGTAATAGTTTCCTGGGAAATTCGGTCAAACTAAAAAACATAAAAATTCCCACTTTTCGATTTTCGCTTTTATAACTTCCCACATAATCAGGTTATCTACTGTTTCGACAATCAAAGGCTTAACCACTCGGACCCAGAGATCAGCCCTTTACCTTTTTCTCATTCTTCTTTATCTATGTTACTCCCCCAGATGACAAATTAAACTATCCCCGCAATATATCTTTTGATAGGCGAGATAAATTGCGCAGCTCTCTAATATATATAAGAAAACATTCTCTTTAAATTTAAGGAAACAAATATGGCAAAGCAATTCTCAATTAATGATGGAAAAAAATGGAAAACAAAATTTTTTACGATCTGGGGAGGTCAAGCATTATCAATTTTAGGTAGTCAATTGGTGCAATTTGCACTTATCTGGTATCTAACCATACAAACCAGTTCAGCAACAGTGTTGGCAACAGCTCAATTGATTGGCATTTTACCTAGTGTGATCCTCGGCCCATTCATCGGCACTATGGTAGATCGCTTGAACCGCCGCTGGATTATGATCATTGCGGATAGTGTAATAGCGCTCGCCACAATCACTCTGGCGGTGTTGTTCGCAATAGATTTAGCGACAATCTGGCATATATACGGTGTACTGTTTATTCGATCCGTGGCTGGTTGCTTCCATGGATTTGCGATGAGTACTTCAACTTCACTTATGGTTCCAGTGGAGAGCTTGACGCGCATCCAGGGAATCAATCAAATGATGACTGGCGGCATGAATATCATCTCCGCCCCGATGGGTGCGTTGCTTATTTCAGCAATGTCACTACAAAACATCCTTGCAATTGATGTGATCACCGCAATAATTGCAATTCTCCCTTTATGTTTCATTTCAATACCTCAACCTGAATCCATTGAAAGCGGAGAAATCAAATCTAGAACACAAACAACAATTTGGCAAGATTTCAAGACTGGTCTTCGTTATTTATTAGGTTTCCAGGGATTATTGATAGTTGGTTTAATGTCGGTAATCTTAAATTTCACAATAATCCCCGCTTTTTCACTTTTACCTTTGATGGTCAAGGAATATTTCAGAGGTAATGCCATCCACCTCAGCTGGCTAGAATCAGCGATGGGTATTGGGATGCTTTTGGGAGGGTTTCTTCTGAGCACATGGGGTGGGTTTAAGAAGAAAATCATCACTTCGATGATGGGTGTAATTGGCATGGGGGTTGGTGCGTTGATACTTGCTTTTGCGCCATCATCATTGATTTATATCGCAGTTTTCGGCACTCTGCTTGTAGGTTTTATGCATCCAATCACAAATGGCCCATTATTTGCAGTGATCCAGACCACCGTCAATCCAGAAATGCAGGCCCGGGTAATTTCTCTCTTGACCAGTGTTTGCGGAGCAATGTCACCCATTGGATTGATGATAGCAGGCGCTACATCAGATAAGTTTGGAATTCAAACATGGTTTTTTATCGGTGGTTTACTTTGTGTTCTGATGGGCATCACGGGATTCTTAATCCCAGCAGTTATGAAAATTGAACAGGGACATCATCAATTGACAACCATTGAGGATCAAGCCTAATAAACACCTTTAATCCAAAAACAGGGGCTGCCTATTTAGACAGCTCCTGTTTGATTCTTACATGCCCAACTAGATAATTTAGAAGAGAGATAAAACACAGAAGGTAGTGAAATTTGTCAACCTGTGTTTTATTTATTAACTCGTTTGAGTTGTTTTCTCATGATAAGCCCATGTTCAGTTTCTGCTGACACAGTGAATCCCCTTTTCTCGTACATCTCAAAATAACCACCGAAATCCGAAGATTGATAGCTGGCTTCTTTGTATGGATAAGCCTCCACAAAGTCAAAGCCATCATCTTCTGCATCCTTACACACACGCTCCAATAGAAGCGTAGCAATGCCCTGGCGTTTCATCTCCGGCGCAATCATGAAGCAGAATATGGACTTCACCTTTATACCCCTGCCAGGCTCCTCCAAAGGCACATGACTCATCAATCTTCGCCAACCTGCACATTTCAAGCAATCTGATTTCGTATTGGCATTACACCATCCCACGATGGCATCATCACTATAAGCAAGATATCCTTGAATATTATTATCCCTAATATATTGTAGGGCCCATTGACTTCTTTTCTCCGCTGTTGAAAAATCTTTACCCTGACAATCATCGTTGCACCAACATACACAATAGCATTTATGTTCATCTACATAATTATCATGTGGTGTAGCAGTAAAAAATTGTACATATTCTGCTGCAAGGTCAGGGATTAACTTTTTTATCTCAATATCCATTAATGGTCCTCCGCTTTTGTCTTTGGGACATGCTGCCATTAGTATCCACAATCGGTTATGGTAATTCTACTTCTTCAAGGAAGCCTAATATCTGTTCTCGATAAATTTGATCTTCCAATGAATTTCCCATGCCATCCTCCGCAAAGATAAGGTGATCAGCACCTTCAATAAAGGAAAAGGTCACGTTATCGCCAGCCACTTCTTGTAACCAATATGCGTTTTCTACAGGAATTTGGCTGTCCAAAGTTCCATGCATAACAAATACTGGGCGATTTTCAATTTTTGGTAAATCCGCCAATGGAGATTCGTTTACCGGCCAAACCCCATACACCGTCATAATACCGACTTTCATAAAAGGCTCAAAGATTTTTATGCCAACCTCAGGAAAGCCCATCATGCGCATCCCGCCACCCACCATTTTATCAATAGAAGAAAAAGCACTCACACTGATAACCGCATCCACATCTGGGCGATACGCGGCAGTACGGATGGCCGTAGCGCCACCCATTGACAGTCCTAATAAAATGACAGGTTCATCAGCCAGGGTTGGATCGGAAAGGATCCAATCCAATACTGCTTCAACGTCTTGGGGCTCTTCAAAGGCCAGGCCGATCCTTTCTCCGCCACTCCGTCCGTGCGCCCGCATATCCAGAACAAAAACCGAATACCCGGCATCATTTAGAAAAATAGCCTGCGGCAGCAGAATAGAAGCATCCATACCATCCATCCCATGTAATAAGATGATTATTCCCTTCATTTCCTCTTGCGGTATCCACCAACCCTCTAATTCAATCCCATCGCGACTTGTCAATTCAACGGTCTCAGCGCTTAATCCAAGCTCTTCCGGAGTATTAGCAAATTTTTCCACTCGATGCTCAAACGCCCCTTTAACAAACACAACTGATAAGGCATATAAACCAATTGCCAATACAACTAGGACCGCAACTAGCGTAAATGTTAATCTTTTCCATGAAATAACTTTTCTTTTGTTCATCACTTCTGCTCCCAAGACCATTATTCCTCAGTAAATCAACGGTTCTTCAAAATATTTTTTCAATTCACTTTGTCACAAAATTTAAATTCCACCATAGGGCAACCCCAGAAAATAATGCGTTATCGTCCCAGTATCTTTGACTTATATACGACTTCCTTCTTGCCAGTTTGATTGAAGCAATCTAAAAAATATGCTCAAAGAAAATGTTATTGAGTTTGAAATATTCATGGCGCATGCCTTCTTGCTGAAATCCCAACCTGTGAGCCAACCGATCCGTTTCTACTCCTGAAAACAACTCGGCAGTTTCTGTCAATTTTCTATTCTCCAAAACTCATTTCTAATTTGGACAATCCACAACCACCTGGGATTACGCCATTTACTTCATAATATATTAATAACATGTTCCTAATTTGTTTCCGTTAAAAAATCGTTACAAAACATAAAAACAGGATGATCTACAGGTATTTTATGGACATTTTTTAGGCTGCCCGACTCCAATGAGATTTATTATCGGTTGTATAATTGGATTATTCTAAATATTGAAGTAATTTGAATAGAGCCATAAGATGTTTGTTTATTGGGGGTTTTTATATTTTTTCCGTGAACAGTCTTCGTCCTATCTTCTTGAGATAGACAAAGATACCGTCGTTAAGTAAACATTTATATCAAATCAAGATAATTGAATTATGACCGATTTAGAGTTCTTCTGGCTAGGGCCACCAATAATCAAACGTAATACCAGTGCCGTTCACATGGAAACTCGGAAAGCCACTGCACTCCTCGCTTTCATAAGTCTATCTACTTCCCCCCTATCACGAGAAAAACTGGCAACCCTTTTTTGGCCTAATTCTGATCAAACTCACGCACAGGCAAATTTTCGAAGAGCGCTTTTCTCAATTAACCAATCAATAGGCTATAACGCCTTGCTAAGCTCTACTGAAAGTATAGGCATTGATCCCAACTCGCTCATTTTGCAGGATGTCAATACTTTCCAGACTTTATCGGAATCCGTGATTTCACATCTACATACCAAAATCGCCTCCTGCCCAGAGTGTATCAATAATCTTGAGATAGCTATTGCCCATTATCGTGGGGATTTTCTGGAAGGATTGAATTTACGAGAATGCCCTGAATTTGATCAGTGGCAGAATATCCAACGAGTCAATTTTCAACTGACTTTAGCATCCAATTTAGAGAAACTTAGTGCTGCTTATACTTCGCTTAGTGAATGGGAGAAAGCGATCCAAATAGCCCATCAGTGGGTCAGCTTGGATCCCTTAAACGAAAATGCACAACGAATGCTAATTAAGGCAAATATTCAGGCAGGTTATCGTGGTGCTGCAATAAACCAGTTCGAAGAATTCTCTAACTTGCTGCAAAATGATGTTGGATTCACTCCGGAAGAAGCAACAGTTGCCTTACTTCAAGAGATCCGACCCAATGCAATAGGGAAACAAGATAAAAGCACTGAGGAGCCGGCGCAGCTCCCCCTGAAACAATCGGCAAAACAGCCTATTCTCAAGACAAAACTCTATGTACCCCATCCACGTGCGAAAATTGTCTCCAGACAGGGCTTAATGGATAAAATGGATCGAGGCACACAGGGTGCACTTACCATAATCAGCGCTCCTGCCGGCTATGGGAAAACAACATTAATTTCTGAATGGATCAGTACCCGCAATACCCAATCTCATCCCTGGGCTTTCTGTTGGTTATCTTTGGATCCGGGAGATAATGACCCAACACGTTTTCTAACTTACTTGA
This Chloroflexota bacterium DNA region includes the following protein-coding sequences:
- a CDS encoding beta-lactamase family protein is translated as MLKRKKYSGVTLILSLLLVSILSPWSPRQVHAVGEFVDIDNYLASAMQRYNIPGMAVAITQGDNISFSKGYGTAGSGRNVTPDTPFYIGSQSKSFTALAIMQLVEQGKLDLDTPVQTYLPWFRVADSQASQQITIRHLLQHTSGLSESSYVSTLPPEATLEMLVRDLSRAELSTPVGTKMQYFNPGYSTLGLIVETVSGKSYGDYLRDNIFTPLKMTSTFTDPISAKAAGLAQGFSQVFMLAIPLDQPFIHYDLPAGYIISSANDMARYLMALVNGGELESVRVLNPENVEMIFTPNTAIQSTYGFGWFISEVAGETKIFHGGDTERFHTSVLILPESNKCFVMLINGNHLLKDFNEYDSMFKGLSAILTDNPIPKASLSSVLIGWGLFLLWILVLVLAIRKFVLLPKSWAKMRALDTRHRWMSILSHILSISITLLVVVVIAPAFLNRGFSWRWFVGFLPDIAIIVGTLVLDDLLQLLMKIWIMAKLKMTRLTN
- a CDS encoding alpha/beta hydrolase, yielding MWKTFTGIGISLVVIFGVLLALSPGKLEQYVDDSGNPLPNSLSEKVFVTINGVRQGMFIQSMDTSNPVLLYLHGGMPDYFLTNKYPTGLEDLFTVVWWEQRGSGISYSPDIPRETMTMDQLVADTLSVTNYLRERFGQEKIYIMGHSGGTFIGIQAAAEAPELYHAYLGEAQMSYQLASEKLAYDYMLEQFIENGNAQMVEKLEVNPVSMTGGTPAGYIKIRDQAMHSLGIGTMHEMDSVITGIFLPSLFIPEYTLMEKINLWRGKSQAGVSVVWDQMLITDLSSLVPELAIPVYFFHGIYDYTCSYSLAKDYFEKLQAPVKGFYTFEYSAHSPMFEEPSLFQRIMAEDVLEGVIYHADDK
- a CDS encoding alpha/beta hydrolase; translated protein: MNIKNEASLHKSKKGKRMILKIFGIMAAGVAVFLFIGAILHSTYFRTKKEDIQPYGQLVNVEDGKMHVYSMGSGEQTIVFLPGLGLSLPSADSSPLMRKLSTKYTVVCIEYFGMGFSTETSKPRTTENYVEEIREALKQAGFEPPYVLMPHSISGVYSEYYASKYPDEVKAIISLDSTSTAHYAEMPAFVKSILPVAKIQQVLGIPSILGPLIINKQDLLANGYTEKEIQDSLIFAGFTMNATTFEQIANSAEFIKETMEMPFPENIPYLKLISRQTFETSNPQLRQMNMTPQEYQYDHLARIGEQAEYKIINGNHFIYIQNADLIVELTNAFLLANSTNE
- a CDS encoding DUF998 domain-containing protein; protein product: MFFGLLAIFFYATHTVLGNILWNEYNPITTDISALTAVGAPNAGLLNVFTAIYGFCSIFFVAGMLIRAFRKYNKLIKSGYLVLMFMEVVSLVGYKLFPLTSDKTVMTFQNKMHIVVTVIVVISTIVFSFLVATGYKKEETTKKFGKYLFVMAVLVTIFGLFNPIAMGMGLDVMGFTERLVVYTIQFLLFSIAIFESFTK
- a CDS encoding MFS transporter — encoded protein: MAKQFSINDGKKWKTKFFTIWGGQALSILGSQLVQFALIWYLTIQTSSATVLATAQLIGILPSVILGPFIGTMVDRLNRRWIMIIADSVIALATITLAVLFAIDLATIWHIYGVLFIRSVAGCFHGFAMSTSTSLMVPVESLTRIQGINQMMTGGMNIISAPMGALLISAMSLQNILAIDVITAIIAILPLCFISIPQPESIESGEIKSRTQTTIWQDFKTGLRYLLGFQGLLIVGLMSVILNFTIIPAFSLLPLMVKEYFRGNAIHLSWLESAMGIGMLLGGFLLSTWGGFKKKIITSMMGVIGMGVGALILAFAPSSLIYIAVFGTLLVGFMHPITNGPLFAVIQTTVNPEMQARVISLLTSVCGAMSPIGLMIAGATSDKFGIQTWFFIGGLLCVLMGITGFLIPAVMKIEQGHHQLTTIEDQA
- a CDS encoding GNAT family N-acetyltransferase, with product MDIEIKKLIPDLAAEYVQFFTATPHDNYVDEHKCYCVCWCNDDCQGKDFSTAEKRSQWALQYIRDNNIQGYLAYSDDAIVGWCNANTKSDCLKCAGWRRLMSHVPLEEPGRGIKVKSIFCFMIAPEMKRQGIATLLLERVCKDAEDDGFDFVEAYPYKEASYQSSDFGGYFEMYEKRGFTVSAETEHGLIMRKQLKRVNK
- a CDS encoding alpha/beta fold hydrolase, producing MGAEVMNKRKVISWKRLTFTLVAVLVVLAIGLYALSVVFVKGAFEHRVEKFANTPEELGLSAETVELTSRDGIELEGWWIPQEEMKGIIILLHGMDGMDASILLPQAIFLNDAGYSVFVLDMRAHGRSGGERIGLAFEEPQDVEAVLDWILSDPTLADEPVILLGLSMGGATAIRTAAYRPDVDAVISVSAFSSIDKMVGGGMRMMGFPEVGIKIFEPFMKVGIMTVYGVWPVNESPLADLPKIENRPVFVMHGTLDSQIPVENAYWLQEVAGDNVTFSFIEGADHLIFAEDGMGNSLEDQIYREQILGFLEEVELP